The Methanoculleus thermophilus genome includes a window with the following:
- a CDS encoding bifunctional metallophosphatase/5'-nucleotidase, producing MTGNLTLLQMNDSHGYLEPHQELFYAGGPPEYRLAGGYARIATILEEVRDAQPGRVLSFDCGDTIHGTYPAVQSKGEAFIPILNALGFDAMTAHWEFAYGPEQFRKVARGLNYPVLAENCYDDASGDLVFLPYTVCETEGLQVGVIGIAATIVDKVMPDSFSEGIHFSLGKAELPGHITHLRDEEGVDLVVVISHLGFPQDAKLAGEVDGIDILLSGHTHNRLFEPAVVNGTIIIQSGCHGSFLGRLDVTVENRRVKRFSHELIVIGDEIRPEPEVEEMVEGIMDPHREYLSRVVGETRTDLNRNTVLEATMDNLLLQALMDATGAEMAFSNGWRYGAPIPPGPITVNDLWNIIPVNPPVSTVEITGRELRAMMEENLERTFARDPYHQMGGYVKRCAGVNIYCKLENPPGHRIQEFFAAGKPLDPDAIYRAAFVTGQGVPSNYGRNREDLDIRAIEALERYLARGPVSAELRGSVVAI from the coding sequence ATGACAGGCAATCTTACCCTCCTGCAGATGAACGACTCGCATGGGTATCTGGAGCCGCACCAGGAGCTCTTCTATGCCGGCGGGCCGCCTGAGTACCGATTGGCGGGGGGATATGCCCGGATCGCTACGATTTTAGAGGAGGTCCGGGATGCGCAACCGGGCAGGGTCCTTTCGTTTGACTGCGGCGACACAATCCACGGAACATACCCTGCCGTCCAATCGAAGGGCGAGGCGTTTATCCCGATACTGAATGCGCTCGGGTTCGATGCCATGACCGCTCACTGGGAGTTTGCCTACGGGCCGGAACAGTTCCGGAAGGTGGCACGCGGACTGAACTACCCGGTCCTCGCCGAGAACTGCTACGACGATGCGAGCGGCGATCTCGTCTTTTTGCCGTACACGGTCTGCGAGACCGAGGGCCTTCAGGTCGGCGTCATCGGGATAGCCGCGACAATCGTCGACAAGGTGATGCCTGACTCCTTCTCCGAGGGGATCCATTTCTCTCTCGGGAAGGCCGAACTCCCCGGCCACATCACCCACCTCCGAGATGAGGAGGGAGTGGACCTCGTCGTGGTGATCTCGCATCTTGGCTTTCCTCAGGATGCGAAACTTGCAGGCGAGGTGGACGGGATCGATATTCTCCTCTCGGGGCACACCCACAACCGTCTCTTTGAGCCGGCGGTCGTCAACGGGACTATCATCATCCAGTCCGGCTGCCATGGCTCCTTTCTCGGGCGCCTCGACGTAACGGTCGAGAACCGGCGGGTGAAGCGGTTTTCCCACGAGCTCATCGTCATCGGGGATGAGATCCGGCCCGAGCCGGAGGTCGAGGAGATGGTTGAGGGAATCATGGACCCGCATCGCGAGTATCTCTCCCGGGTGGTCGGGGAGACCCGGACCGATCTCAACCGGAACACGGTTCTTGAGGCCACGATGGACAACCTTCTTCTGCAGGCTCTTATGGACGCTACCGGCGCGGAGATGGCCTTCTCGAACGGCTGGCGCTACGGCGCCCCAATACCGCCGGGTCCGATCACGGTCAACGACCTCTGGAACATCATACCGGTCAATCCTCCGGTCTCGACCGTCGAGATCACGGGCCGCGAACTCCGGGCGATGATGGAGGAGAATCTGGAGCGGACATTCGCGCGCGATCCCTACCATCAGATGGGCGGCTACGTGAAGCGCTGTGCCGGGGTCAATATCTACTGCAAGCTCGAAAACCCGCCGGGTCACCGTATCCAGGAGTTCTTTGCGGCCGGAAAACCGCTCGATCCGGATGCAATCTATCGTGCCGCCTTCGTCACCGGGCAGGGCGTGCCGTCGAACTACGGCAGGAACCGCGAGGATCTTGATATCAGGGCGATCGAGGCGCTTGAGCGGTACCTCGCGCGAGGGCCGGTCAGCGCCGAACTTCGTGGGAGCGTGGTGGCGATATGA
- a CDS encoding 30S ribosomal protein S6e, which yields MVDFKIILSDPATGRSYKIDATGPAAGALIGKRIGDEIDGGIFGLAGYTIRLTGGSDKTGIPVRRDLPGPARRKLLLSEGIGFHPVMEGERRRKSVRGNEISADLVQINAVVVNTGAKPLAEYFSQPEAAAE from the coding sequence ATGGTTGATTTTAAAATTATCCTCTCAGACCCGGCGACCGGGCGTTCATATAAGATCGATGCGACTGGTCCCGCCGCAGGAGCGCTCATCGGCAAGCGCATTGGTGACGAGATCGATGGGGGCATCTTTGGTCTTGCAGGCTATACGATCCGGCTTACCGGTGGCTCGGATAAGACCGGCATTCCCGTACGCCGCGATCTCCCCGGGCCGGCAAGAAGAAAGCTTCTCCTCTCCGAGGGCATCGGGTTCCACCCCGTCATGGAGGGGGAGCGCCGCCGGAAGTCCGTGCGCGGAAACGAGATCAGCGCTGACTTAGTCCAGATTAACGCCGTGGTTGTAAACACCGGTGCAAAGCCCCTGGCCGAATACTTCAGCCAGCCCGAGGCGGCGGCTGAATAA
- a CDS encoding serpin family protein produces MNRRVSGLLLLAGLIVIGCIAAGCIDAPQTTTTQPTPLAGENESMNNQTAASAAGSISAGNNRFAVDLYRHLASDPGSADKNIFFSPYSISSALAITYEGARGTTADEIESALHLPENETLRRTGFAGLDATLNAGDENYTLRTANALWAEETYPFLPEYVDTAARWYGANVTNLDFIKNADASRETINRWVEEKTENKIRDLLPAGSIDSMTRLVITNAIYFKGTWVRQFDPAETTEEEFQVAPGETVRVPMMRQTDEDAIFGYAETESLQVLRMPYAHGNGTELSMLVLLPKDDNLTAAEEALDAETLGKIRESLIEQRVRVVFPKFTLETTYSLPPALAAMGMPTAFTDAANFSGMDGTEELFISEVVHKAFVDVNEEGTEAAAATGVVVNLASAPMEDRTPVFRADHPFVFLIVEEDSGAILFAGRIVNPAGS; encoded by the coding sequence ATGAATAGAAGGGTTAGCGGCCTGCTGCTCCTTGCAGGCCTCATCGTGATCGGCTGCATCGCCGCCGGATGCATCGATGCGCCGCAGACAACAACCACGCAGCCAACCCCACTTGCCGGGGAGAATGAATCCATGAATAACCAGACAGCAGCCAGCGCCGCCGGCAGCATCTCGGCGGGGAACAACCGGTTCGCGGTCGACCTCTACCGACACCTCGCGAGCGACCCGGGATCCGCGGACAAAAACATCTTCTTCTCGCCCTACAGCATCTCATCAGCCCTCGCGATCACCTATGAGGGCGCCCGGGGCACGACCGCCGACGAGATCGAATCGGCCCTCCACCTGCCGGAGAACGAGACCCTCCGGAGAACCGGGTTTGCCGGGCTTGATGCCACCCTGAATGCCGGAGATGAGAATTACACGCTTCGCACCGCAAACGCCCTCTGGGCCGAGGAGACCTACCCATTCCTCCCAGAGTACGTCGATACGGCCGCGCGATGGTACGGAGCGAACGTCACGAACCTCGACTTCATCAAGAACGCCGATGCGTCGCGCGAGACCATCAACCGTTGGGTGGAGGAGAAGACCGAGAATAAGATCCGCGACCTCCTTCCCGCCGGCTCGATCGACTCCATGACCCGGCTCGTGATCACAAACGCCATCTACTTCAAGGGCACCTGGGTCCGGCAGTTCGATCCCGCCGAGACGACGGAAGAAGAGTTCCAGGTTGCTCCGGGGGAGACCGTCCGGGTCCCGATGATGCGCCAGACCGACGAGGATGCAATCTTTGGGTACGCAGAGACCGAGAGTCTCCAGGTGCTCAGGATGCCGTATGCGCACGGAAACGGAACCGAGCTCTCGATGCTCGTTCTCCTCCCGAAGGACGACAATCTGACGGCGGCGGAAGAGGCCCTCGACGCCGAGACGCTCGGAAAGATCAGAGAATCACTGATCGAGCAGCGTGTCAGGGTCGTCTTCCCGAAGTTCACGCTTGAGACGACCTACAGCCTCCCGCCGGCGCTCGCGGCGATGGGGATGCCGACGGCGTTCACCGACGCAGCCAACTTCTCGGGGATGGACGGGACGGAAGAACTCTTCATCAGCGAGGTTGTCCATAAGGCCTTCGTCGACGTGAACGAGGAGGGGACCGAGGCCGCGGCGGCGACCGGCGTCGTCGTGAACCTGGCAAGCGCACCCATGGAAGACCGGACGCCCGTCTTCCGGGCGGACCACCCATTCGTCTTCCTCATCGTCGAGGAGGACTCCGGCGCGATCCTCTTTGCAGGGCGGATTGTAAACCCGGCAGGATCGTGA
- a CDS encoding pyridoxamine 5'-phosphate oxidase family protein — MVAMPDTLVALLRDWHSVPVATTGADGMPNVAAKSVTVRDPETIVWGELYFMQTYENLMRHPVASLCVWDWNPPFTAYKVKGRVAIHRHDEVAASLDKSVWAGHSAEFAARTEEMAAVVLTVEEIYDQTPRLEAAGMRIA; from the coding sequence ATGGTGGCAATGCCCGATACCCTCGTTGCGCTCCTCCGGGACTGGCACTCAGTCCCCGTCGCGACCACTGGAGCCGATGGAATGCCCAATGTTGCAGCGAAGTCGGTCACGGTCCGGGATCCCGAGACCATCGTCTGGGGCGAACTCTACTTCATGCAGACCTACGAGAACCTCATGCGGCATCCTGTTGCGTCGCTCTGTGTCTGGGATTGGAACCCGCCGTTTACGGCGTACAAGGTGAAGGGGCGGGTGGCGATCCACAGGCATGACGAAGTGGCGGCATCGCTTGACAAGAGCGTCTGGGCCGGGCACAGTGCGGAGTTCGCGGCTCGAACCGAAGAGATGGCGGCGGTCGTCCTCACGGTCGAGGAAATTTACGACCAGACTCCCCGGCTTGAGGCAGCAGGGATGAGGATTGCATGA
- a CDS encoding TrmB family transcriptional regulator, whose product MTDEIVLGLRALGMNEYEASVYSTLVGLQKATARDIHELSGVPRGRIYEILNDLARRGFIAVEEGSPTSYYVLDIDQVFDRLKEDYIRALDETREALKSLSVKLRLPPNSFFILRSDWAIENHVASLFRRVKKSMVILCYDPEFLRKHYADIKPLERKIDLYVVVRKKDEYAEIRLPIYEARGAVLELLESRPVNEPEVDLRKDECTILVDGRDFFIIATGGSGRHAVIGSDMPIISYLQKTIVERLTGT is encoded by the coding sequence ATGACTGATGAGATAGTCCTTGGGCTCCGGGCTCTCGGGATGAACGAGTACGAGGCAAGTGTCTATTCGACGCTTGTCGGCTTGCAGAAAGCGACCGCGCGGGACATCCATGAATTAAGCGGGGTTCCCCGGGGACGGATCTACGAGATCCTAAACGATCTGGCCCGCCGGGGATTCATCGCGGTCGAGGAGGGATCTCCCACCTCCTACTACGTGCTCGATATCGACCAGGTCTTTGATCGGCTCAAAGAGGACTACATCCGCGCCCTCGACGAGACCCGCGAGGCGTTGAAGAGTCTCTCGGTCAAGCTGCGTCTTCCTCCCAACTCGTTCTTCATCCTCAGAAGCGACTGGGCAATCGAGAACCATGTTGCCTCGCTTTTCCGCCGGGTGAAAAAGAGCATGGTCATCCTCTGCTATGACCCGGAGTTCCTCCGGAAGCACTATGCGGACATCAAACCCCTCGAACGCAAGATCGATCTCTACGTGGTCGTGCGAAAGAAGGACGAGTATGCCGAGATCAGGCTTCCGATCTACGAGGCCAGGGGAGCCGTGCTTGAACTTCTTGAGTCGCGACCCGTGAACGAGCCAGAGGTCGATCTGAGGAAGGATGAGTGTACGATCCTGGTCGACGGCCGGGACTTCTTCATCATCGCCACCGGGGGGTCCGGGCGGCACGCGGTGATCGGGTCGGATATGCCGATCATCAGTTACCTGCAAAAGACGATCGTCGAGCGGCTCACCGGGACGTAA
- a CDS encoding 4Fe-4S binding protein, whose amino-acid sequence MNSDLKAAVLERCRRMEIPLIGIASTDRWENPPFQPWMPEEFYPQSIFPEARSVIVIGLPVHLPVLETTPSIYYHELYKTVNTLLDQYTYRLASFLNDCGYPSVFVPRDGYGSIEVLQKSPIAFFSHRHAALLAGLGTFGVNNTLITPKYGPRVRFGSVLTAADLPPDPMLSDDLCTRCMLCVRACPAGALDERDYPEGLTDKAACAANSAKLARRHISPCGICINVCPVGEDRRHYASKNPDGADLRRRAREHVQKYGGF is encoded by the coding sequence ATGAACAGCGACCTCAAAGCAGCCGTCCTCGAACGGTGCCGGCGGATGGAGATCCCGCTCATCGGGATCGCAAGCACCGACCGGTGGGAGAACCCGCCGTTCCAGCCCTGGATGCCTGAGGAGTTCTACCCACAGTCGATCTTTCCCGAGGCCCGGTCAGTGATCGTCATCGGCCTTCCCGTCCATCTCCCGGTGCTTGAGACCACCCCCTCGATCTACTACCACGAGTTGTATAAGACCGTCAACACCCTTCTCGACCAGTACACCTACCGGCTCGCCTCATTCCTCAACGACTGCGGATACCCTTCGGTCTTCGTCCCCCGGGACGGCTACGGGTCCATCGAGGTGCTCCAGAAGAGCCCTATTGCCTTCTTTTCCCACCGGCACGCCGCGCTCCTTGCGGGGCTAGGGACCTTCGGCGTGAACAACACCCTCATAACACCAAAGTACGGACCCCGCGTCCGGTTCGGCTCGGTCCTCACCGCCGCCGACCTCCCGCCCGATCCGATGCTTTCTGACGACCTCTGCACCCGGTGCATGCTCTGCGTCCGCGCCTGCCCGGCCGGTGCCCTCGATGAGCGAGACTACCCTGAGGGGCTCACCGATAAAGCGGCCTGCGCGGCAAACAGCGCCAAGCTCGCCCGGCGCCATATCTCACCCTGCGGGATCTGCATAAATGTCTGCCCGGTAGGAGAGGATCGGCGGCATTACGCCAGCAAAAACCCCGACGGGGCGGATCTGCGCCGCCGGGCCCGGGAACACGTGCAAAAATACGGTGGGTTTTAG
- a CDS encoding mechanosensitive ion channel family protein translates to MTQVFEPVEELAREVILFLPNLIAAIIILIIGWILGRVLGRIVSEVLDRLGVDDALRKTSAGQHIERSGTNISRLFDLIVRWFIYLIAILTAVSVLQIPALTAAVAAIVAYIPNIVAFIIILVAGFILIDWLMDFLQSMGETQQIQGFGLITLLLRAFLYFIVAILALQQLLLDLTIIYAFVVPVAWGVGIGIGAAIAIIIGFGLKDRAPEMMDRLMGRMRRE, encoded by the coding sequence ATGACGCAGGTGTTTGAGCCAGTTGAAGAATTGGCTCGTGAAGTCATTCTGTTTCTACCAAACCTCATTGCAGCAATCATCATTCTCATCATCGGCTGGATCCTCGGGCGAGTTCTCGGCAGAATCGTCTCCGAAGTCCTCGACCGGCTCGGTGTCGATGATGCGCTTCGAAAGACGTCTGCCGGCCAGCATATTGAACGATCTGGAACAAACATAAGCCGCCTCTTCGACCTCATCGTCCGCTGGTTCATCTATCTTATCGCAATCCTCACAGCCGTCAGCGTCCTGCAAATCCCGGCGCTCACGGCTGCCGTTGCCGCAATCGTAGCCTACATCCCGAACATCGTCGCATTCATCATCATCCTGGTCGCCGGATTCATCCTGATCGATTGGCTGATGGATTTCCTCCAGAGCATGGGGGAGACACAGCAGATCCAGGGTTTTGGATTGATTACATTGCTTCTGCGGGCATTCCTCTACTTCATCGTCGCCATTCTCGCGCTTCAGCAGCTCCTGCTCGATCTCACGATAATCTATGCATTCGTCGTCCCGGTCGCCTGGGGAGTCGGGATCGGCATCGGCGCGGCGATCGCCATCATCATCGGATTCGGCCTCAAAGACCGGGCACCCGAGATGATGGACCGGCTGATGGGCAGGATGAGAAGAGAGTAA
- the infB gene encoding translation initiation factor IF-2, which translates to MAKESKIRTPIVCVMGHVDHGKTSLLDRIRGSSVVSTEAGAITQHIGATLVPIDAIVRMSGALSKVNVNVPGLLFIDTPGHHAFTTLRARGGALADMAIVVVDINEGFRPQTIEALQILRNYRTPFVIAANKIDRIHGWRVNEGQPFLKTFAQQNERVQGMLETKVYELVGKLSELGFNSERFDRVSDFARNICIVPISALTGEGVPDILMVLIGLAQRYMTESLRVSADGPGAGTVLEVKEERGLGMTLDVILYDGTLKVGDEIVVAGNDQIIETKVRSLLQPRPMKEILIEERFERVKSITAAAGIKVAAPKLEGVIAGSPLRVIRGGNRDEVVEQVRHEIQDIQVNLSDIGVIIRADTIGALEALSKELEGHQIQVMRAAVGPVTRHDVIEAGTIKDPLYSAIIAFNTPVLPDAIDMLADASMSHVSIFEGGVIYQLIDDYVEWREEKKQELERQRFEKLVMPAKIRILPNCVFRQSNPAVVGVRVLGGKLQSGVDLVLSNGRNIGRLKQIQAKNESILEAEAGMEVAISIEGPTVGRQINVDDDLYVDVPERHVKVIEREMINQLNPSTREVFEEFTALKRREDPFWGK; encoded by the coding sequence ATGGCTAAAGAATCAAAGATCAGGACCCCCATCGTCTGCGTGATGGGTCACGTAGATCACGGCAAGACGTCTCTTCTCGACAGGATCCGGGGTTCGTCCGTGGTCTCAACGGAGGCGGGCGCGATCACGCAGCACATCGGCGCCACGCTCGTCCCCATCGATGCGATCGTCCGTATGAGCGGGGCCTTAAGCAAGGTCAACGTCAACGTCCCGGGTCTGCTCTTTATCGATACCCCCGGGCACCATGCCTTCACCACACTGCGTGCGCGCGGCGGGGCGCTCGCCGATATGGCAATCGTCGTGGTGGATATCAACGAGGGGTTCCGTCCCCAGACGATCGAGGCGCTCCAGATCCTGCGCAACTACAGGACGCCGTTCGTGATTGCGGCAAACAAGATCGACCGCATCCACGGCTGGCGTGTCAACGAGGGCCAGCCGTTCTTAAAGACATTCGCACAGCAGAATGAGCGCGTCCAGGGGATGCTCGAGACGAAGGTCTACGAGCTCGTCGGCAAACTCTCCGAGCTCGGGTTCAACTCCGAGCGGTTCGACCGGGTCTCGGACTTTGCACGGAACATCTGCATCGTCCCGATAAGCGCACTCACAGGGGAAGGCGTCCCCGATATTCTTATGGTGCTGATCGGGCTTGCCCAGCGCTACATGACCGAGAGCCTCCGGGTCAGCGCAGATGGCCCCGGCGCCGGCACCGTCCTTGAGGTGAAGGAAGAGCGCGGGCTCGGGATGACGCTTGATGTGATCCTCTACGACGGGACCCTCAAGGTCGGGGACGAGATCGTTGTGGCCGGGAACGATCAGATCATCGAGACCAAGGTGCGCTCCCTCTTACAGCCCCGTCCGATGAAGGAGATCCTGATCGAGGAGCGGTTCGAGCGGGTCAAGTCTATAACGGCTGCTGCGGGCATCAAGGTCGCCGCCCCGAAACTCGAGGGGGTCATCGCAGGGTCCCCTCTCCGGGTCATCCGGGGGGGCAACCGGGACGAGGTTGTCGAGCAGGTCCGGCACGAGATCCAGGATATCCAGGTGAACCTCTCCGATATCGGGGTCATCATCCGGGCAGATACCATCGGCGCTCTCGAAGCGCTCTCGAAAGAACTCGAAGGTCACCAGATCCAGGTTATGCGGGCCGCCGTCGGGCCGGTCACCCGCCACGACGTCATAGAGGCCGGGACGATCAAGGACCCGCTGTATAGTGCAATCATCGCCTTCAACACCCCGGTTCTGCCGGACGCAATCGATATGCTGGCGGACGCGTCAATGTCTCACGTCAGCATATTTGAGGGTGGGGTCATCTACCAGCTCATCGACGACTACGTCGAGTGGCGTGAGGAGAAGAAGCAGGAACTCGAGCGGCAGCGGTTCGAGAAACTGGTCATGCCTGCAAAGATCCGGATCCTTCCAAACTGCGTCTTCCGGCAGAGCAACCCGGCGGTGGTCGGGGTCCGGGTTCTTGGAGGAAAACTCCAGAGCGGTGTCGACCTCGTCCTCTCGAATGGCAGAAATATCGGCCGCCTCAAGCAGATCCAGGCGAAGAACGAGTCAATCCTGGAGGCTGAGGCCGGCATGGAGGTGGCCATCTCCATCGAGGGGCCGACCGTCGGCCGCCAGATCAACGTCGACGACGATCTCTATGTGGACGTGCCTGAACGGCATGTCAAGGTGATCGAGCGGGAGATGATCAACCAGTTAAACCCGAGCACACGGGAGGTCTTTGAGGAGTTCACGGCCCTCAAGCGCCGTGAGGATCCTTTCTGGGGGAAATGA
- a CDS encoding DUF2240 family protein, with the protein MSLKIAVAAPFKHMRKERLQRSEFVFYIAIDRKWMNKEQANQLLERAKAEGLVEIDGGTIRLLFDLAEVSIPLGFKPTSDLLTVESPYEELLGRIAAATGRPPQEIVAELHRIVSDNFDGNLRVEAAVVILAKKYGVAFEDKLAALERSVMKKR; encoded by the coding sequence GTGAGTCTCAAGATTGCGGTTGCCGCGCCGTTCAAGCACATGCGTAAAGAACGGCTGCAGAGGAGCGAGTTTGTCTTCTACATCGCCATCGACCGGAAGTGGATGAACAAAGAGCAGGCAAACCAGCTTCTGGAACGGGCGAAAGCGGAAGGGCTCGTCGAGATCGACGGTGGAACCATCCGGCTGCTCTTCGATCTCGCAGAGGTCTCGATACCGCTCGGGTTCAAGCCTACCTCCGATCTCCTCACGGTCGAGAGCCCGTACGAAGAGTTACTCGGGCGGATCGCCGCTGCAACCGGGAGACCGCCGCAGGAGATCGTCGCAGAACTGCACCGGATCGTCTCCGACAACTTCGACGGCAACCTCCGGGTGGAGGCGGCAGTGGTCATACTCGCGAAGAAGTACGGGGTGGCCTTCGAGGACAAACTTGCTGCCCTGGAACGTTCGGTCATGAAAAAACGCTAG
- a CDS encoding efflux RND transporter permease subunit — MKNPYEWLAAAINNRTWAVAGVAVAVFILALLGLSMVTMQTGDDTYIDKNTPRGALLAHYKETYGSDAIMIIYEADSVRSPDVLTYIDNLQEDLRNERYVDTVSGVVDLVKQANGGTLPSSTAEINAIIEMAPSETVEKMLPSDMMTISVIALEPGVSTQVQGQVIENIKTIVSISDPPPGVSVTVSGTPAFSKEMGEAIGSETGMLILVAMILMVLAVMLLFSHVRYPLLPVGVVAVGLIMTFGFMGLFGIPLSMVVVGAFPVLIGIGIDYAIQLHARFDEEIQRGTIPEAVWATVTNMGPSILIAMSATALGFIAMFFAPVPMVADFGTVCTIGVVSCYIAALIIVPVFAIITRYRPKNEKAPTATSAPASGESFMKRYDRLLGRIAYTVAKHPIPVIMLFAVVAAGGFYLDEKVPVSADEKTFVPDDMPALRSLEKITRVMGSTSTIPIVVTADDVLSPETLAWIDQFGVYEQEHNDKITGVTSIATLIRQYNNGVLPSTEREVDDVIARIPENTLARYLNGNMETVLEFSTVQMEMSVARDLVGRIQDDVAWNNPPAGVTAKITGSMEMFAAVMDDIEESKTYMTVLGFAFILGFLILVYRKFSAISPVIPIVFIVGWNGAIMYLLGLDYTPLTAVLGSMTIGVASEYTILIMERCEEELARGAEFLDAVQIAVQKIGTAITASGMTTVFGFSALTISTFNIISNFGIVTVITVGFSLMGAIVVMPAILSLMYRFSGRSHIPVNAGIAE, encoded by the coding sequence ATGAAGAACCCCTACGAGTGGCTTGCCGCCGCCATCAACAACCGCACCTGGGCTGTCGCCGGAGTCGCCGTGGCTGTTTTCATCCTGGCACTCCTTGGACTCTCAATGGTGACGATGCAGACCGGCGACGACACATATATAGATAAAAACACCCCCCGGGGGGCGCTCCTCGCCCACTATAAGGAGACCTACGGCTCAGACGCAATCATGATCATCTACGAGGCCGACAGCGTCCGGAGCCCGGATGTCCTGACGTATATCGATAACCTCCAGGAGGATCTCCGCAACGAACGCTACGTCGATACCGTCTCCGGCGTCGTCGACCTCGTAAAGCAGGCGAACGGCGGCACCCTGCCGTCGTCAACGGCGGAGATCAACGCGATCATCGAGATGGCTCCGTCAGAGACGGTGGAGAAGATGCTGCCTTCGGATATGATGACGATCAGCGTCATCGCCCTTGAGCCGGGCGTCTCCACGCAGGTCCAGGGGCAGGTCATCGAAAATATCAAGACCATCGTCAGTATCTCTGATCCCCCGCCAGGCGTCTCGGTCACGGTCTCGGGGACCCCCGCGTTCTCAAAGGAGATGGGTGAAGCTATAGGATCCGAGACAGGTATGCTGATCCTCGTGGCCATGATCCTGATGGTCCTCGCGGTGATGCTTCTCTTCTCGCATGTCCGCTATCCCCTTCTCCCCGTCGGGGTCGTGGCCGTCGGGCTCATCATGACCTTCGGGTTCATGGGTCTCTTCGGTATTCCTCTCAGCATGGTGGTTGTCGGGGCATTCCCGGTGCTGATCGGGATCGGTATCGACTACGCGATCCAGCTCCATGCGCGATTCGACGAGGAGATCCAGCGCGGTACGATCCCGGAAGCCGTATGGGCCACCGTCACGAATATGGGGCCGTCGATCCTGATCGCCATGTCGGCGACGGCGCTCGGGTTCATTGCGATGTTCTTTGCCCCGGTGCCGATGGTGGCCGATTTTGGAACGGTCTGTACCATCGGGGTCGTCTCGTGCTACATCGCAGCGCTCATCATCGTCCCCGTCTTTGCGATCATCACCCGCTACCGGCCAAAGAATGAGAAGGCACCCACCGCTACTTCCGCCCCGGCATCCGGTGAATCTTTCATGAAGCGGTATGACCGCCTCCTCGGCCGAATTGCCTATACGGTCGCAAAACACCCGATCCCCGTCATCATGCTCTTTGCGGTGGTCGCAGCAGGGGGCTTCTACCTCGACGAGAAGGTTCCCGTCAGCGCGGATGAAAAGACCTTCGTTCCCGACGATATGCCCGCCCTCCGATCTCTAGAAAAGATCACCCGGGTCATGGGCTCGACGAGCACCATCCCAATCGTCGTGACCGCAGACGACGTCCTCTCCCCGGAGACGCTTGCTTGGATCGATCAGTTTGGCGTCTACGAGCAGGAGCATAACGACAAGATCACCGGGGTAACGAGTATCGCAACCCTGATCCGGCAGTACAACAACGGCGTGCTCCCCTCGACCGAGAGAGAGGTCGACGACGTCATCGCCCGGATCCCGGAGAACACGCTCGCCCGTTACCTCAACGGGAACATGGAGACGGTGCTCGAGTTCTCGACCGTCCAGATGGAGATGAGCGTCGCCCGAGACCTTGTAGGGAGGATACAGGACGACGTCGCATGGAACAACCCGCCCGCCGGTGTGACGGCAAAGATCACCGGCAGCATGGAGATGTTTGCCGCCGTCATGGACGATATCGAGGAGTCGAAGACCTACATGACCGTGCTCGGATTCGCCTTCATCCTCGGGTTCCTGATCCTGGTCTATCGGAAGTTCAGCGCCATCTCACCGGTCATCCCGATCGTCTTCATCGTGGGGTGGAACGGTGCGATCATGTATCTCCTCGGCCTGGACTATACGCCGCTCACTGCCGTCCTCGGGTCGATGACGATCGGCGTCGCCTCGGAGTACACCATCCTGATCATGGAGCGGTGCGAGGAGGAACTCGCCCGGGGCGCGGAGTTCCTTGACGCCGTCCAGATCGCCGTGCAGAAGATCGGGACGGCCATCACGGCATCCGGGATGACAACGGTCTTCGGGTTCTCGGCACTCACCATCTCGACGTTCAATATCATCTCAAACTTCGGAATTGTAACGGTCATCACTGTCGGATTCTCGCTCATGGGCGCGATCGTCGTGATGCCGGCGATACTCTCACTGATGTACCGCTTCAGCGGCCGCTCCCACATCCCGGTCAACGCCGGGATCGCGGAGTGA